In the Salvia miltiorrhiza cultivar Shanhuang (shh) chromosome 8, IMPLAD_Smil_shh, whole genome shotgun sequence genome, GTAGTGCATTTCTTTATCTCTCTATCTTTAACTTTTCTCTGTCATGCATTATTGTACTAAATTCACTGTAGTAAATGTGACTACATATTCACGTgaattttaaagtaaaaatCTGTAGGAATTATGCACTATGAATTAATTGCCTTAATTTGAAGAAAAAGGCCCGGCGACAACCTCATACTATCGCCCGACAACCTATACTACTTGAAAACATTGTTATTTTCAGTCAaaacatgtattttttttcttcataaatAATggattaattcattattttaaaatgtggttagtaatgaaaaaaaaaaacctcaaattttatattacACTACCGACatcaacattaaaattaaaaaaaatgaaataatttgtTCCTCCCTTCGTCCCAGGTTTTAGttttcatatttcattttttgctTATCCCATATTTTAGTATCAATTTCTGTTTTTAATAAAAGTAGGTGAAATCCTTACTCCACTTTAGTTGTTTTAATACTCACATAAAAGGTAGaactcttattccactcacaacacactcaaccactttattaaaacttgtgtcgctctcaaatggatactaaaagttggacgaatgaagtattttttttcaacaattgACCGTGACTTAATACAAActcctccgtccgccaagattatgtaaaattatttgggcacaagatttaataaaattggtgatgattttgatgtagtggagaaagggtcccaccactttatgagatgtgtggttagaattgaatttgaggtgggttttttgtaaataaatagtgttagtaaggataaaatattaaagaagatggtgggaccattgccttaaaaggaaagtgacataatctttaAGAGTTTATTAGGAAGTTCACTTAAATTTGAACGTAGGATCAAATTTTTCATAGCATAAGGcatttttaatttaaacttaataatGTTGGCATTTTTATGTATTGACAATAATATaaatactcctttcgtcccccaaataactttttaGACGGAAGGGGCATGGGTTTTAAGATaaagttgttgaatgtattggaagtggtgaaaaaatgttatactccatctgtcccattaATCTTGACCTATTTATTTTGGGTACGGATATTAAAGATAGTTAAATTAATAGAGTAAAGGTgattgtccacaaaaaataattgtaAGTTAATGGTCATTTATTAAAGTTGTTTGATTTTTTAGTAAAGGTAGTGGCCCACATATTTAGTGGGTTTTAATTAGAAACTAATTATGTTTCAAAATAGAAATGTGtcaatattattagaataacctagaaaaaaaaaacagatcaAGATTATTGAGACAAATGAAGTAATTAGAGCATCAGCATGGGGGCTCGGAAGAAGGCTCGAGCTCCCTAGCTCCGCGCCCTCAACCGTTGCCACACACCGAGTGCGCGAGCCCGCCCCCTCTCCACTCCGAGCTCAAAGCTTGGGATGGTTGGGCGCGTGCATAGCACCGCCCAATCAGATTATTTTCggcgaattaaaaaaaaataaaatttgcagaTTTGAACGTTGGAATGAATGAGACCGTTGGAGGCAACCGTTTTCAACGGCTGTtttgcctttttttttaattatttcaattttcctCTATATATATCACCCATTCACTTCTTCATTCATATCTCATTCATTTCTCTTCTATCCTCCAAAAAAATGTCATCATCCAACAATTCTTCAAACCATTCTTCCACTAATTCTTCATCTGGTGAAGAAGTTCCAAACCCACAACTTTCTCATATTCCCGATCCTATGTAAAATCCTAAAATGTTTTTTATGAGTCCTACTGCGAATGTCATGAATGTGGCGAGTTCGTATCGATTCGATCCTCCTCCCCTCCCGAAGAAGAAGCGTAAAGTTATTCTCCATGATCGTGAAGGTGGTGGCGAGCGCCTACATCGGGATTATTTTTCTCTCAATGCAGTTTATGAGCCACAATTATTTCGACGTCGTTTTCGCATGAGCCGGGCATTTTTTCTACGCATTGTGAATGTGCTAGAAGTCGATCCTTACTTCCAACAACGTCCCGATGCTTGTGGCCATTTTGGCTTCTCACCGATCCAGAAGTGCACATCGGCGATTCGGCAGTTGGCGTACGGTACTGCTGTTGATTGTTGTGAAGAATATCTTCGTATAGGAGAAACGACGACTTTGGCGTGCTTGAAGAAATTTTGTAAAGCCGTTGTTAGTATTTTTAGCGGGGTATATTTGAGGAGGCCACTCACTCAATGCATGAGGCCAAACATGGGTTCCCGGGAATGTTGGGGAGCCTAGACTGCATGCACTGGGCTTGGAAGAATTATCTAGTGGCTTGGCATGACGCTTACACTCGAGAGGATCAGGGCGAGTCCACGATTATATTAGAGGTTGTTGCTTCACAAGATTTGTGGATATGGCACGCCATCTTCGGAGTCGCTAGCTCAAAtaacgacatcaacgttctcaaccaGTCCATGTTATTCAATGACGTCCTATCGGACAATGAAGCAGCGGTGCACTTCATCGCCAACAATTTCCACCACACCAGAGGCTACTACTTAACTGACGGCATCTATCCGGACTGGCCGGTATTCATCAAAAGCTTCACATTTTCAAGCAACGAGAAAAAGCGGAGGTTCAAACTGATGCAAAAAGCTGCAATGAAGGATGTGGAACGAGCTTTTGGCGTTCTTCAAGCTCGTTGgtaggggtgtaaatgagccgagtcgagtcgagtatcGCTGTGCTCAAACTCGAACTCGCCCGTTTTCATGAAGCTCGACTCGGCCGAGCTTGATTTTtctgagctcgagctcgactcgttgCCATATTtgtaagctcgagctcgactcggttaAGCTCGATTGTTGATTCTTGCTcgagtttgagctcgagctcgagctcgtttaagTTCGTTAGGCTCGAACTCGTTTAAACTcggtgagctcgagctcgtttaagctcgtCTCATACATGCTTTAACAAATTGAATAACATTACAAATCATTCCATTACGAAAGCATGAAAAAGGCTGCATATAAGAAGTCTagaatgaaaatatgaaatataacataaaaAAGTAACAAGTCTTGAATGAAAATACGAAATACaacataaaaacataaatttgcaGCGTCTTCTTATAGATAGTGCCACAAGCCTACAACATGAAGTCGTCTCTCCAATACCAACAGTCGAACACCGTGTTAAGGGCtgcatacaaaaaaaaaatataaagaacaTCAATTAACAAATAACAAGACATATGAAGAAGACCCCTTCCAGATACATGAAAcaaaaacaaagcaaataactaCTTTTTAAATGGATAAGTGTATATAACCACCAGCAGATAAATCTAAGAAACTTATGGACTAAAAAATCCAAATCCAACTAAGAATCATTGTCGTATGATTTTAAGACAAGCTAGATATACTCAAATTAGAGTCTAATCCCAAACCTAAGGTGATCAACATAGAgtctaaataaaaaatcaagttATTAATTAGATATGTATGATAAAAGCAAGACTAACTTTGAAAATCGAACTCCACATTACTTACATGATCAGTCAAATGCTTCTCATACTCTTTGTCAGTAGTATACTTGATCACATCAACAGATTACAGACTACATACATAGAGAAATATTAGCAATTCAACTATAAAACAGTAAGAAGCAAACCAATAATATAAGAGATATTATTCAACTGTATGAATTCCCCAAAACAGTGGAGAAATATCAGAATTTAAAGATAAACCTTTGAGATCTAAAGATAAACCTTGCTCTTCTTCCTTAAAAAACGTATCAAAATTTAGGTCGTAATCCCATATATTGGAGCCCTCAACACCGCCAAAACTTGAGCCATCAAGATCA is a window encoding:
- the LOC130998146 gene encoding uncharacterized protein LOC130998146, encoding MHEAKHGFPGMLGSLDCMHWAWKNYLVAWHDAYTREDQGESTIILEVVASQDLWIWHAIFGVASSNNDINVLNQSMLFNDVLSDNEAAVHFIANNFHHTRGYYLTDGIYPDWPVFIKSFTFSSNEKKRRFKLMQKAAMKDVERAFGVLQARW